One stretch of Betaproteobacteria bacterium DNA includes these proteins:
- a CDS encoding phosphatidylcholine synthase, which yields MPSPCLTRARAYAVHLLTASGVVAAFLAVAELFEDVPDERVVFAWLVVAVVIDALDGPLARAWDVKRLAPDIHGRTIDDIVDYLTFTFVPLLLVWRMGWVPYAPGILGVAWIVPALLSSLLGFANVGAKDEAAGYFRGFPSYWNIAAFYLGLAFHGLGETGQWLNAVVLLALAALTVSPVRFLYPNLTPRPWKLPVMLGAAAWLAVLLGMLLVYRRVPGWVVGVSLIYPAFYATLSILLDRQRHGRACARSP from the coding sequence ATGCCTTCCCCCTGCCTCACTCGCGCCCGCGCCTACGCTGTCCACCTGCTGACCGCCAGCGGCGTCGTCGCGGCGTTCCTGGCCGTGGCCGAGCTGTTCGAGGACGTGCCGGACGAACGCGTCGTCTTCGCGTGGCTCGTCGTCGCGGTGGTGATCGACGCTCTGGACGGGCCGCTCGCCCGAGCGTGGGACGTCAAGCGGCTCGCCCCGGACATTCACGGGCGGACGATCGACGACATCGTCGATTACCTCACCTTCACGTTCGTCCCGTTGCTGCTCGTGTGGCGGATGGGCTGGGTGCCCTACGCCCCTGGCATTCTTGGCGTGGCGTGGATCGTACCCGCGCTGCTGTCGAGTTTGCTGGGGTTCGCCAACGTCGGAGCCAAGGACGAAGCGGCCGGGTACTTCCGCGGCTTTCCAAGCTACTGGAACATCGCCGCGTTCTACCTCGGCCTGGCCTTCCACGGCCTCGGCGAGACGGGGCAGTGGCTCAACGCCGTCGTCCTGCTGGCGCTGGCGGCACTGACCGTCTCGCCGGTGCGGTTCCTCTACCCCAACCTCACCCCGCGGCCTTGGAAGCTGCCGGTGATGCTCGGGGCGGCGGCGTGGCTGGCGGTGCTGCTGGGGATGCTGCTCGTCTACCGCCGGGTGCCCGGGTGGGTCGTTGGGGTGTCGCTCATATACCCGGCGTTCTACGCCACGCTGTCGATCCTGCTGGATCGCCAGCGGCACGGGCGGGCCTGCGCGAGGTCCCCGTAG
- a CDS encoding PhnA-like protein produces MAVQSNPDTPRNRGNEDAPHFSPTLPSEDARTVLINQISWGAVFAGVVVSLAVQLILNMLGIGVGASTIDPLAGENPSAKSFGIGAGLWWTISGIIAAFVGGHVAGRLAGKPRESTTSWHGLVAWAMATLVVFYLLTTALGGLVGGAYRTVAGAMGGMAQAAGGALQAAAPVLDRADPFAQIEHAMRSASGGDQAALRDAAVTAMRAAVTGDESQAQAARERAAEAIARAQNIPVEQARTQVQNYEQQYRQRINEVKQQATETADATADAVSRGALFGAIALILGAIAGWFGGRSGTVAPTLTSARLR; encoded by the coding sequence ATGGCCGTACAGTCCAACCCGGATACGCCGCGCAATCGCGGCAACGAAGACGCCCCGCATTTCAGTCCGACGCTGCCGTCCGAAGATGCCCGCACGGTACTGATAAATCAGATCTCATGGGGGGCAGTATTTGCCGGTGTCGTTGTGTCTTTGGCTGTACAACTCATCCTCAATATGCTCGGCATTGGCGTCGGCGCCTCGACTATCGATCCGCTGGCTGGAGAGAACCCGAGTGCAAAAAGCTTCGGCATTGGCGCTGGCCTTTGGTGGACTATCTCGGGAATCATCGCCGCGTTCGTTGGAGGTCATGTCGCCGGGCGCCTTGCTGGCAAGCCACGCGAATCCACAACGTCATGGCACGGGCTCGTAGCTTGGGCAATGGCCACTCTTGTCGTCTTCTACTTACTGACCACGGCCCTGGGCGGTCTGGTCGGTGGAGCGTATAGAACGGTCGCAGGCGCCATGGGCGGAATGGCGCAGGCGGCAGGCGGCGCGTTGCAGGCCGCCGCGCCGGTGCTTGACCGGGCCGATCCATTCGCCCAGATCGAGCACGCCATGCGGTCCGCGTCCGGCGGCGACCAGGCGGCATTACGTGATGCGGCGGTCACCGCAATGCGGGCCGCGGTCACCGGCGATGAGTCCCAAGCTCAGGCGGCGCGGGAGCGCGCTGCCGAGGCGATCGCCCGCGCTCAGAACATCCCGGTCGAGCAAGCGCGCACCCAAGTGCAAAACTACGAGCAGCAATACCGGCAGCGCATCAATGAGGTGAAGCAGCAGGCCACCGAAACGGCCGACGCTACGGCGGACGCTGTCTCGCGTGGTGCGCTCTTTGGTGCGATCGCGCTGATTCTAGGCGCAATCGCCGGATGGTTCGGCGGACGCAGTGGGACGGTCGCACCGACGCTCACCAGCGCACGACTTCGCTAA
- a CDS encoding endonuclease codes for MGNLPFEILQWTLALAGVWLTSGTLMNFSSHPHWYIRGWDFPRVLTAALALIVAAAWAWACDWQWWDGVFLASLVGVVGIQVWNIYPYTPLARQQVLRSERVENLPASIRLVATNVLMENREFDKWRGVIRAADADVILAVEVDDDWMERAVRPLMADWPHVVAEPRDNRYGMVLLSRLELVNPEVRHEVQEDIPSIHCGVRLKSGDVINLHCLHPRPPEPLSNQDSTPRDAELVLVGRAIADDPANPPTIVTGDLNDVAWSHTTRLFLRLSGLLDPRVGRGFFNSYNAKNPLFRFPLDHFFHSNDFRLIELRRLDFVGSDHFPMYLALSYEPARQEEQPEPEADANDREQADEMLEDQAQEQAAEAVGLGRRP; via the coding sequence ATGGGCAACCTGCCGTTTGAAATCCTGCAGTGGACGCTCGCGTTGGCGGGCGTGTGGCTCACCAGCGGCACGCTGATGAACTTCAGCAGCCACCCGCACTGGTACATCCGCGGGTGGGACTTTCCGCGCGTGCTCACCGCCGCGCTGGCGCTGATCGTCGCGGCGGCGTGGGCGTGGGCGTGCGACTGGCAATGGTGGGATGGGGTGTTCCTCGCATCGCTCGTGGGGGTGGTTGGGATTCAGGTGTGGAACATCTACCCGTACACGCCGCTGGCCCGCCAGCAGGTGCTGCGCTCTGAACGGGTGGAGAACTTGCCGGCGTCGATCCGCCTGGTGGCGACGAACGTGCTGATGGAGAACCGGGAGTTCGACAAGTGGCGCGGCGTCATCCGCGCCGCCGACGCCGACGTCATCCTCGCGGTCGAGGTGGACGACGACTGGATGGAACGGGCCGTTCGCCCGCTGATGGCGGACTGGCCGCACGTCGTGGCCGAGCCACGGGACAACCGTTACGGCATGGTGCTGCTGAGTCGGCTGGAGCTGGTGAACCCGGAGGTCCGCCACGAGGTGCAGGAGGACATCCCGTCGATTCACTGCGGCGTCCGCCTCAAGAGCGGCGACGTAATCAACCTGCACTGCCTGCACCCGCGGCCGCCCGAGCCGCTGTCGAACCAGGACTCCACGCCGCGCGACGCCGAGCTCGTCCTCGTCGGCCGCGCCATCGCCGACGACCCCGCCAACCCGCCGACGATCGTCACCGGCGACCTCAACGATGTCGCCTGGAGCCACACGACGCGGCTGTTCCTGCGCCTCAGCGGCCTGCTGGACCCGCGCGTCGGGCGGGGCTTCTTCAACAGTTACAACGCGAAGAATCCGCTGTTCCGGTTCCCGCTGGACCACTTTTTCCACTCCAACGACTTCCGGCTGATCGAGTTGCGCCGCCTGGACTTCGTCGGCAGCGATCACTTCCCGATGTACCTCGCGCTGAGCTACGAGCCTGCTCGCCAGGAAGAGCAGCCCGAGCCGGAGGCAGACGCCAACGACCGCGAGCAGGCCGACGAGATGCTGGAGGACCAGGCGCAGGAGCAGGCCGCGGAGGCCGTCGGCCTTGGGCGTCGACCGTAA